The Hoplias malabaricus isolate fHopMal1 chromosome X2, fHopMal1.hap1, whole genome shotgun sequence genomic interval tttaccacTGACtactttctttctgtttgtgtttacccCTCAGTGCTCTGTTTACCCCTCACAGTGTTAGTTACAGTACAGATGTCAGTACTGTGCAGTATTTTTGAGTGAAGTCTGGAATGAACTGAAGGTGAGTATCTTTTTCTGTTGGTCTTTATTTCAGAGCTTTGTTCAGAGTTAGAGTTGCTCGGACAGATCCGTTGAGCTGAAATGATTCTTCACTTCACCTGTAGACCTGGAGCACTCTGGTGGTAAGGCTTTACTggtcttcattcattcaaatctaatcaaatcaaatgtatttgtgtagcgctttttacaactgtaaAACAACTGTACAACTtttttgtcacaaagcagcttcacagaattccagtaaagacagttttaatgtgaaatataaaaatgtaaacaacatcaaagatgtaaaaatccccaggtgagcaagccaagggcaacagtggcaaggaaaaactccctcagctaaggaagaaaccttgggaggaaccaaggctcacaaggggtgacctatcctcctctggtcaatctactggtaacaATAATTAGAAGtctgtgagaacttcagtgtaggggcagctccaaggcacttggtggttgctggataatgggcagctggtctgaagcatggaggaggagcttgacagtcatccatcagcaTCCAGCTGGACAGGTGGGCGGTCGTTTATTtggaaaaaggtaaagggatggaattagttttaaacggtttggtgtttgtaaagcagaaaatattaacatttccagagtgtggctaatgactctggcaggtctgactatgacagctttaactaaaagcaGAAAACGAGAAGGCAGTTCGCGGATGgccggtttagcctgtctgtctgcggcttggtcccggctctggactgtcagcagctgtttacactacactgctgactaactaaaagactgtgtgctatgctgcaagaaaggaAGGCAgcaccatccctacctataagatcaggcttgccctcaaatgTAACCAactgtctataaagcccacttgattttcggaacaccaattggacatccagcagtttaaagCTGAATGTCTGCTGTAGGCTTCAGTGCCGCGCCGCATTGGGATGGGATCAGAGCAGATTACTGCATCGGACATCCTCTGGTAAAGTGGATTAAGCTAAACATGCCatactctgagcaggcaaaacagccaacAGTAGCCATggtattgcaggtacttaccgcttttggTTGATGTAGGAATTTACACCAGAAACGTTACTCCAGGAGCAGGGTGGCaattttagtgcctctgtaataaataatcCTGCAGAGACAATCTAAAAAACAGATCTATGGACGGTTAAGTGGTAAgttgtaaaaacagaaataacatTAGAAACAACAGGAAAACCAGGGTGAACAAAACCGCTTCTTCTAAATGGGTACAGGAagagccaaacgggttgccagattagttttgttcattttccataaccacttcatccagatcagggtggcagagggtccagagccaggccagaatcactgggctaaGGCTTCTATGGACAGTGTTACAGTCGATCCGCAGAGCAGCATCTCATCACCACCAGCCACTGGTGAAGAAATAACATCACAGATATTTACCAACAGGCCACTACACATAACTCAGAGCAGACTTACTATCTGAgagaaatactacatagtgttcctttaatgtgctTTCCCTTTTTAAATGTCTGGTTTTGACAGACCACCTTAAAATTCCTTCATGTTCCTGCATTGTGTATaaagtcaaaaaacacacttacccTTCTAGCTTTGAATCTGAAGAGACAGGAGGGCCCCCTCCTCCTCATTCCTGTCCCCCTTGTCCCAGTGGGAGCTGGCCTTCCTCTTCTACCAGCTCACGATCCCAGGAGTGAGAAATTTACCTGGGACGCCTGAACCGTTCCGTCTCACCACCAGAAACTGATAAAGAAATAATATCataaatcttttaaaaacagattactACCCAACAACTTAGAGCTGTGTTTAATATCAGAGGCGCTGCtgggtttatttaaaaagacaCAAATCAAAATTTCAGTTTAgtcagataacttaagcctaaATGGAACTGGCTATCTGAGGAATCCCGCTTTGTGTAAGGGATTCCCCTCGCTTTTGCAATGATGTCAAACTCTATTAAAGCCCATTCACGTCGTGTTTCTATTCAGGTATATTTttaaagctcatttattttttatgtggtGCAAATGAACCCTTGAATACTTCTGTGTCATCTACCTATAATGTTATTCACTACAGGAAAGACGTTTCGGTTCAACTATGGACTGCATTCTACACTGCCCCCTCATGGTTCCCAGTGGCAAGCTTCAGAGACAATACGTTTTTAATGCTGTCTGTAAATGCACTGTCTGTAAAATCAAAACTCCTTCTTACTCTATCTCTGACTCTGAAGAGTCTGAAGAAACAGGAGGaccccctccttctccttcctGTCCCTCTTGTCCCAGTGGGAGCTGGCCTTCTGCTTCAACCACCGGCTCACGATCCCAGGAGTGAGGAATCTCCATAGGAAGCCTGAACCCTTCTGGACATCCCCAGTACAGCTGAGAGGAGGGCGGGATATTGAACACTGTCCTCATGACGGAGTCCGTGATCAGGTAGTAGAAATCACGGTTCCGCTGCTCTGCAATTCTCTGCAGATTCTCCAGAGTGCCGACCATACGGAGCAGCTGAGCGTACACCTCCGCGACGGTGGCAGTCTGGCGTCTGTATCTGGGATGAGCCAGCTCCACGCTCATCAAGAACTCCATGAGCCCCATCACAGACTCCTCGGTGAATGGCCCCTGGATAAAGTCTACAATATGGAGCGGGAGCGGCCTTTCGTTTCCAGCTTCCTCTAAATGAGATCTAACATGGAGGTACTCCTGGACAGGACCACGCCCCATATCGGAAAGGGACGCAGATCTTGGGGAAACGGTGGAGCCCCTGTCCTGCAGATTTGAAGGGAGAAGGCCAAGAGACACGCTGGTTGCAGGGGAGGGGAGTACATCGTCCCTGACGGTGCTGGGAGCTACTCTTCTGCGGAAGATGCGAGCAGCTCTGCCGATTAactttctcattctcttccTGGCAGATATGCACAGCTTCCTGAGGCGGGGACAACAGCTGGATTcgtccaccacctccacacttTCCACGGATGTGTCCTCCTGATTTTCTGTGTCTGACACATCCACGCTGTCCTCCGCAGCATCCACAGCCCTCCGCTCAGGTTGAATAAACTCGTACCAGGTGTCGCACGGTCCAGAGCTTGTCTGCGTCCCCTCAGAGTCCGTCCCCTCCTCCTCAGTAGATCCGGAGGGAGACGCACCCTCTTCATCCTGCTCCTCTTTCGCAGGAAGTCCTGGGTCAACTGGACCATCAGTTGGGGTCAGTCTCCGGTCATAACCCAGCAGGTTTATGACCGTGATGACCTCCTTCGTAATTTCCAGAGCGAGTCCTTCTGTAAACTCCCTCTGGACATCCACAGGTTTGGATTCAGCCAGATTACCCTGAAGATGGCAGTTCAAGGTGGACAGTACTCTGGGCTGAATCCTCTGCTGCAGGAATTCTGCACCCCTACAAACGCACAGTAATGTTCATTTGGTCAAGAAGTAAAGTCTTACCTACAATAACACACCTACATTCTCAGATAAACTGTGGCTGTGATGGCATCCCATCGttaattcatattttaacaTAGGTCTATTTTACTTCAGGTACATTTTCACTCTTCTGTTTGCATACTTTTATTGTGCCTTATGCTGTGCAATGACAGTAAAGTTAAATcaatctatctgtctgtctgtgggaCATAATTCACTACTTCCAATTATGAGTcctaattgtaccatattcagTATTAAGTgtggatttttaaaattgtgttcatCTCTACGATGCTGTTAAACCCGTTTAAAGAGCAAATACATTTTAGCAATAACTTAGTTAAGAATATTCACATGTTAGATTTGGAATatcatatgtttaaataaataaaacctaaatAATGTAAAGCCACAAATCCCCATAACCACTCCATGCTGTCACCTGCAtaactttccattccaccttaaatggagcagaGTAAAATTTGGTCCCAGTAGAAAtgatccattccaccttaaaatgctATACTCTTGGTCACGTGcagaattttccattccactgaTTCCATATATGATTCAATAGAGCACTGATTCCAATGTGACCTCTGTAGAGTTATTAaacagtgcagcatttaaggtggaataggaaGTTCTTACAGGGAACTGATGCAGCTGAAGTCAAATATGAAGATTTGCTCTGAATAtcccttcatttaaaaacacacaaactctacATCCTTAATCTGTGGTCATTAATCACCTATTTGTCTAAAACAACCACAGATTTTAAATCCATTATCTGCATTCAATACACTACTAATCACAAAACGAATTCgtctaaaacacacaaaaaatgcaaattaaacaGTTACATCTAAGCGCGCTTCGCTTGCGTCTTCCTTGGCTATAgcgcagtgtttttgttttacctGGCAACCTGGGGTTTGTGTACTGTACTGTGATCGGACTGTGATTGGGCAGAGGGCGGGAACTCAGACCAAACACCAATCGAGTGCCGCTCTGGGCCTTAGACGGGTTCTTTAATCTCCGATGATACATACTGgccattttataatttaatacagCAAATGTTACAGATTTCTcctttaatgtacatttaatgtACAGAGACTTTATTCAGACTAATTCTGGCGCATTTCTATTTGGGCCGTTCCTAATGAATTCTCACAATTCAAATgttgagaaaatatatttaaaatacaaataaaggtTGATTTTGGACAGTGTATATATGAATCTGCTAACATCATTCCTAACAggatttaatttcatttcagtAGAAAAACACCTGGAAATAtatctgttttcatttaaaaacccTTACCTTTCTTCTTCTACACAAGCGCTGGGAATGATATTATTGTTTAAAGCCATGATTATGCTGTAGATTTTACTGTAGAAAGATAAAGACAAATTTACAATTGTAAAAACTGTAATACATCGAAACACATTAAGTTAAAGTAGATAAAGAAGAAGTGAACAAAtcggagagggagagaagctGGACACTCACTTGTACTGCAACACGTTCATGTTTTGAATGTCATTATGAGGTAAAAGGCCCTCTTTTATACGTTCCGTAGGCGGGGCCTGTGACATCACACACAACGTTCAGGAATATTCAGGaatttacatgtttaaaaaaagaaaatatatatatatatatatatatatatatatatatatattttttttttttttttaatattaatattatatatatagtttttaaaagaattacttatgtatttatttattttacataaaatgtttttgtaattgtaTCCACTAtgtgtaattatttgtaataataagTGTAATTACTATTTATTCATAAAGATAGATAAAGATATCTCTTTAGagtaaaaatattgtaaaataaatgcaCACCTTTCACTTCCCCTTTACCCTCATCAAAGCGTACACTTCATGGAGGGGCTTGTTATAAACAGTAATGTTTATCGAGGGTACTgccttctgtttcagacacagccactACTTCAATTGCATTTAGAGGCGCCCCCTGTGCGTGCGTCTGGTTAAACCCGTGCGGTACTCGTCACGGAGCCTGTTGTGCTTTGAAAGGTTTTTTAACGGATTCTTCAGCGTCGATTGATATGTGACTGTCTCACACTCTGAAACTCTGAAAATAACCACTTTGAAGACAACCGCTTTTGTAAAGTTACCTCAGAATTTAAATGTCTTCACCGTCCCCTAGCgaacaacaaataataaacacccACTgaaacacaaccacaaagtaaTGTAAGTTAGCGCTCGACATTCAGACTAAGCTAAATGATATTATTAACACATAACCTACTTGtttccacatttttaaagtCATGTTAAGTAAGATGTAAATATGCAGCAATTAATTGAATAACTATTGTGACGGGGGTTTTGAGTTTTGTACCAAC includes:
- the LOC136676212 gene encoding uncharacterized protein isoform X2; amino-acid sequence: MNVLQYNKIYSIIMALNNNIIPSACVEEERGAEFLQQRIQPRVLSTLNCHLQGNLAESKPVDVQREFTEGLALEITKEVITVINLLGYDRRLTPTDGPVDPGLPAKEEQDEEGASPSGSTEEEGTDSEGTQTSSGPCDTWYEFIQPERRAVDAAEDSVDVSDTENQEDTSVESVEVVDESSCCPRLRKLCISARKRMRKLIGRAARIFRRRVAPSTVRDDVLPSPATSVSLGLLPSNLQDRGSTVSPRSASLSDMGRGPVQEYLHVRSHLEEAGNERPLPLHIVDFIQGPFTEESVMGLMEFLMSVELAHPRYRRQTATVAEVYAQLLRMVGTLENLQRIAEQRNRDFYYLITDSVMRTVFNIPPSSQLYWGCPEGFRLPMEIPHSWDREPVVEAEGQLPLGQEGQEGEGGGPPVSSDSSESEIDGWW
- the LOC136676212 gene encoding uncharacterized protein isoform X1 codes for the protein MNVLQYNKIYSIIMALNNNIIPSACVEEERGAEFLQQRIQPRVLSTLNCHLQGNLAESKPVDVQREFTEGLALEITKEVITVINLLGYDRRLTPTDGPVDPGLPAKEEQDEEGASPSGSTEEEGTDSEGTQTSSGPCDTWYEFIQPERRAVDAAEDSVDVSDTENQEDTSVESVEVVDESSCCPRLRKLCISARKRMRKLIGRAARIFRRRVAPSTVRDDVLPSPATSVSLGLLPSNLQDRGSTVSPRSASLSDMGRGPVQEYLHVRSHLEEAGNERPLPLHIVDFIQGPFTEESVMGLMEFLMSVELAHPRYRRQTATVAEVYAQLLRMVGTLENLQRIAEQRNRDFYYLITDSVMRTVFNIPPSSQLYWGCPEGFRLPMEIPHSWDREPVVEAEGQLPLGQEGQEGEGGGPPVSSDSSESEIDFWW
- the LOC136676212 gene encoding uncharacterized protein isoform X3, giving the protein MGAEFLQQRIQPRVLSTLNCHLQGNLAESKPVDVQREFTEGLALEITKEVITVINLLGYDRRLTPTDGPVDPGLPAKEEQDEEGASPSGSTEEEGTDSEGTQTSSGPCDTWYEFIQPERRAVDAAEDSVDVSDTENQEDTSVESVEVVDESSCCPRLRKLCISARKRMRKLIGRAARIFRRRVAPSTVRDDVLPSPATSVSLGLLPSNLQDRGSTVSPRSASLSDMGRGPVQEYLHVRSHLEEAGNERPLPLHIVDFIQGPFTEESVMGLMEFLMSVELAHPRYRRQTATVAEVYAQLLRMVGTLENLQRIAEQRNRDFYYLITDSVMRTVFNIPPSSQLYWGCPEGFRLPMEIPHSWDREPVVEAEGQLPLGQEGQEGEGGGPPVSSDSSESEIDFWW